From the Pseudomonas sp. SORT22 genome, one window contains:
- a CDS encoding fimbrial protein: MSAADPVGTVIYDSNTRFATRMAYRCSAAHEQRAGFTQGFTHIGEGIHQTNLEGIGIKITGSEAGASRFYRWPVPTTRHPAGTTDVTPWYRLQLIKTGPVTSGVLFFPQTIISHTFEPHHIPANTARLTMVQTRVEVVSADPTCAVDPGSKTIPVNLRDHPAGFFDAVGKATAPQPLEIRLNCAGGSSGSRLNVSYTVSDASNPGNQTSIISLASHATARGIGIRLLRSDNTPIVLGTRQPGGTVGAGPVTHRIPLLAQYVQTASRVTPGSAPGRATFLMSYD, translated from the coding sequence GTGTCTGCCGCAGACCCGGTCGGCACGGTGATTTATGACAGCAACACCCGGTTCGCGACACGCATGGCCTACCGTTGCTCAGCCGCCCATGAGCAGCGCGCCGGCTTTACCCAGGGCTTCACTCACATCGGTGAGGGCATTCATCAAACCAACCTGGAGGGTATCGGTATCAAGATCACCGGTTCCGAAGCCGGCGCCAGTCGTTTTTACCGCTGGCCGGTTCCTACTACCAGACATCCTGCCGGCACTACCGACGTAACCCCTTGGTACAGACTGCAGTTGATCAAGACCGGACCGGTAACCAGTGGGGTGCTGTTTTTCCCTCAGACAATCATTAGCCACACCTTTGAGCCGCATCATATCCCGGCCAATACCGCCAGGCTGACGATGGTGCAAACCCGAGTAGAGGTTGTTTCGGCCGATCCCACCTGCGCCGTCGACCCCGGTTCGAAAACCATCCCCGTTAACCTGCGGGATCATCCAGCAGGGTTCTTCGACGCTGTTGGCAAGGCTACCGCACCCCAGCCACTTGAAATCCGCCTCAACTGTGCCGGCGGCAGTAGCGGCAGCCGCCTCAACGTCAGCTATACCGTCAGCGACGCCAGCAACCCGGGCAACCAGACCTCCATCATCAGCCTGGCCAGTCACGCTACTGCACGTGGCATCGGCATTCGCTTGTTGCGTAGCGACAACACCCCGATCGTGCTGGGCACCCGGCAACCGGGCGGTACGGTCGGAGCAGGCCCGGTAACGCATCGCATCCCCCTGCTCGCGCAGTATGTGCAGACCGCATCCCGGGTAACCCCAGGCTCCGCGCCAGGCCGGGCGACATTTCTGATGAGTTATGACTGA
- the dnaX gene encoding DNA polymerase III subunit gamma/tau, which produces MSYQVLARKWRPRSFREMVGQTHVLKALINALDNQRLHHAYLFTGTRGVGKTTIARIIAKCLNCETGITSTPCGTCSVCREIDEGRFVDLIEIDAASRTKVEDTRELLDNVQYAPSRGRFKVYLIDEVHMLSSHSFNALLKTLEEPPPYVKFILATTDPQKLPATILSRCLQFSLKNMTPERVVEHLSHVLGAENVPFEDDALWLLGRAADGSMRDAMSLTDQAIAFGEGKVLAADVRAMLGTLDHGQVYGVLQALLEGDARALLEAVRHLAEQGPDWNGVLAEMLNVLHRVAIAQALPEAVDNGQGDRDRVLALAQALPAEDVQFYYQMGLIGRRDLPLAPDPRGGFEMVLLRMLAFRPADSDDAPKPVLKPVGISQATADSANAVAVAPQAAPVAVPVPVVAEPEPEPVAEPEPTPVEVPAPEPVVDLPWNDPVAVEVEVEPEPLVVEAPPAPVQQATAVDMPMSDDGIGYSPAGMDRDDEPPLDEDYYEPEMDPASYSYLDELAIEHAHEVDAPPAEPLPAAQPATGLALKWLELFPQLPISGMTGNIAANCTLISAEGDDWLLHLDPAHSALFNSTQQRRLNDALNQHLGRTLKLTIELIRPEQETPAQAAARKRAERQGLAEASIEDDPLIQQMIQQFGAMVRHDTIEPVDAPVAQGE; this is translated from the coding sequence ATGAGTTATCAGGTTCTTGCACGTAAATGGCGTCCGCGCTCGTTCCGCGAAATGGTCGGCCAGACCCATGTGCTCAAGGCCTTGATCAACGCGCTGGACAACCAGCGCCTGCACCATGCCTACCTGTTCACCGGTACCCGCGGTGTGGGCAAGACCACCATTGCGCGGATCATCGCCAAGTGCCTTAACTGCGAAACCGGCATCACCTCGACGCCTTGCGGTACCTGCTCGGTGTGCCGGGAGATCGATGAGGGGCGCTTTGTCGACCTGATCGAAATCGACGCCGCCAGTCGCACCAAGGTCGAAGACACCCGCGAGCTGCTCGACAACGTGCAGTACGCACCGAGCCGCGGGCGCTTCAAGGTCTACCTGATCGACGAAGTGCACATGCTCTCCAGCCACTCGTTCAACGCCTTGCTGAAGACGCTGGAAGAGCCGCCGCCCTACGTCAAGTTCATCCTCGCCACCACCGACCCGCAGAAGCTGCCGGCGACCATCCTCTCGCGCTGCCTGCAGTTCTCGCTGAAGAACATGACCCCCGAACGGGTCGTCGAGCACCTGAGCCATGTGCTCGGGGCCGAAAACGTCCCCTTCGAAGACGACGCCCTGTGGCTGCTCGGCCGCGCCGCGGACGGCTCGATGCGCGACGCCATGAGCCTGACCGACCAGGCCATCGCCTTCGGTGAAGGCAAGGTGTTGGCCGCAGATGTGCGGGCGATGCTCGGCACTCTGGATCATGGCCAGGTGTATGGCGTGCTGCAGGCGTTGCTCGAAGGTGATGCCCGGGCCTTGCTCGAAGCCGTTCGCCATTTGGCCGAGCAGGGGCCGGACTGGAACGGCGTGCTCGCCGAAATGCTCAATGTGCTGCACCGCGTGGCCATTGCCCAGGCGCTGCCTGAGGCAGTTGACAACGGCCAGGGCGATCGTGACCGGGTGCTGGCTTTGGCCCAGGCATTGCCGGCCGAAGATGTGCAGTTTTATTACCAGATGGGCCTGATCGGCCGTCGCGACCTGCCATTGGCACCAGATCCGCGTGGCGGCTTTGAAATGGTCCTGCTGCGCATGCTGGCGTTCCGCCCCGCAGACAGCGACGATGCACCGAAACCGGTGCTAAAGCCGGTGGGGATCAGCCAGGCCACAGCTGATTCTGCAAACGCGGTGGCAGTAGCCCCTCAGGCTGCGCCAGTTGCGGTGCCCGTGCCTGTGGTTGCTGAACCGGAACCTGAACCCGTTGCAGAGCCAGAGCCCACCCCTGTCGAGGTCCCAGCGCCTGAGCCGGTGGTCGATCTGCCCTGGAACGATCCTGTCGCCGTCGAGGTCGAGGTCGAGCCTGAACCGCTTGTCGTTGAAGCGCCGCCGGCGCCGGTTCAGCAGGCAACCGCAGTGGATATGCCGATGTCCGACGACGGTATCGGCTACAGCCCGGCCGGCATGGACCGCGACGATGAACCGCCGCTGGACGAAGATTATTACGAGCCGGAAATGGACCCGGCCAGCTACAGTTATCTGGACGAGCTGGCCATCGAGCATGCCCACGAAGTCGACGCGCCACCGGCCGAGCCCTTGCCGGCCGCGCAACCGGCCACGGGGCTGGCGCTGAAATGGCTGGAATTGTTCCCGCAGTTGCCGATTTCCGGGATGACCGGCAATATCGCCGCCAACTGTACGCTGATCAGCGCCGAAGGCGACGACTGGCTGCTGCACCTGGACCCGGCCCACAGCGCCCTGTTTAACAGCACGCAACAGCGGCGCCTGAACGATGCGTTGAACCAGCACCTGGGCCGTACGCTCAAATTGACCATCGAGCTGATTCGCCCGGAGCAGGAAACCCCCGCCCAGGCCGCAGCCCGCAAACGCGCCGAGCGCCAAGGCCTGGCCGAGGCCTCGATCGAGGATGATCCGCTGATCCAGCAGATGATCCAGCAGTTCGGCGCCATGGTCCGCCACGATACGATTGAACCTGTCGACGCCCCGGTTGCCCAGGGCGAGTAA
- the recR gene encoding recombination mediator RecR: MSFSPLIRQLIDALRILPGVGQKTAQRMALQLLERDRSGGTRLAQALNQAMEGVGHCRQCRTLTEQELCPQCSDTRRDDTLLCVVEGPMDVYAVEQTGYRGRYFVLKGHLSPLDGLGPEAIGIPQLMARIEEQGSFTEVILATNPTVEGEATAHYIAQLLADKGLVASRIAHGVPLGGELELVDGGTLAHSFAGRKPISL, encoded by the coding sequence ATGAGTTTCAGTCCTCTTATCCGACAGCTGATCGACGCGTTGCGCATCTTGCCTGGCGTCGGACAGAAAACCGCCCAGCGCATGGCCTTGCAGCTACTTGAGCGCGATCGCAGTGGCGGTACCCGGCTGGCCCAGGCCTTGAACCAGGCCATGGAAGGGGTGGGGCATTGCCGCCAGTGCCGGACCCTGACCGAGCAGGAGCTGTGCCCGCAGTGTTCCGACACGCGCCGGGACGACACGCTGCTGTGCGTGGTAGAAGGGCCGATGGATGTCTATGCCGTCGAGCAGACCGGCTACCGTGGCCGTTACTTCGTGCTCAAAGGGCACCTGTCGCCGCTTGATGGCCTGGGCCCGGAAGCCATCGGCATTCCGCAACTGATGGCGCGGATCGAGGAGCAGGGCAGCTTCACCGAAGTAATCCTGGCCACCAACCCGACGGTGGAAGGTGAAGCGACCGCCCATTACATCGCCCAGTTGCTGGCCGACAAAGGTCTGGTCGCGTCTCGTATCGCCCACGGTGTGCCATTGGGCGGTGAGCTGGAGCTGGTCGACGGCGGCACCCTGGCGCATTCGTTCGCCGGGCGCAAACCGATCTCGCTGTAA
- a CDS encoding fimbria/pilus periplasmic chaperone — MTRFSSFLLAALALLAASAPAHASVVITGTRIIFAAQEREATVNLLNNGKDPSLVQVWVDDGDSRAAPETLQVPFTVTPALARIEPAQGQSIRLLHTGSPMASDRESIFWFNMLEVPPKAKDSNVLQLAFRTRIKLLYRPQGLPGKPEDAPALVTWHRAPGQDGKPHTLVGRNPTAYFVNLGGIKVEFNGQSTSLGTGYIAPYSLAHFSPSAPINPSATINFTSINDYGAGHNNSAPLSAVTATTPSP; from the coding sequence ATGACTCGCTTTTCTTCCTTCCTGCTGGCTGCCCTCGCGCTACTGGCGGCCAGCGCACCCGCGCATGCCAGCGTTGTAATTACCGGCACCCGTATCATCTTTGCGGCACAAGAGCGCGAGGCTACCGTCAACCTCCTCAACAATGGCAAAGACCCCAGCCTGGTTCAGGTCTGGGTAGACGATGGCGATTCCCGAGCAGCACCCGAGACTCTACAGGTCCCCTTTACCGTAACGCCGGCGCTGGCCCGCATCGAACCTGCTCAAGGGCAGAGTATTCGCCTGTTGCACACCGGCAGCCCGATGGCCAGTGATCGAGAGTCAATCTTCTGGTTCAACATGTTAGAAGTCCCCCCAAAAGCCAAAGACAGCAACGTCCTGCAACTGGCCTTTCGTACCCGCATCAAGCTGCTGTACCGCCCACAAGGCCTGCCAGGCAAGCCCGAGGACGCACCCGCCCTGGTAACCTGGCACCGAGCGCCTGGCCAGGACGGCAAGCCGCACACGCTGGTTGGCCGCAACCCAACGGCCTACTTTGTCAATCTCGGGGGAATAAAAGTCGAATTCAACGGCCAGTCGACGTCCTTGGGCACCGGCTATATTGCACCTTATTCGCTCGCACACTTCAGCCCTTCGGCACCTATTAATCCAAGCGCAACCATCAACTTTACCAGCATTAATGATTATGGCGCAGGCCATAACAATAGCGCGCCCCTAAGTGCAGTGACGGCTACTACACCCAGCCCATAG
- a CDS encoding YbaB/EbfC family nucleoid-associated protein: MMKGGMAGLMKQAQQMQEKMAKMQEELANAEVTGQSGAGLVSVVMTGRHDVKRISLDDSLMQEDKEVLEDLIAAAVNDAVRKVEANSQEKMGGMTAGMQLPPGFKMPF, from the coding sequence ATGATGAAAGGTGGCATGGCCGGCCTGATGAAGCAGGCCCAGCAGATGCAGGAAAAAATGGCCAAGATGCAGGAAGAACTGGCCAACGCCGAAGTGACTGGCCAATCCGGTGCCGGTCTGGTCAGCGTGGTGATGACCGGTCGTCACGACGTCAAGCGCATCAGCCTGGACGACAGCCTGATGCAGGAAGACAAGGAAGTGCTCGAAGACCTGATCGCCGCCGCCGTCAACGACGCGGTGCGCAAGGTCGAAGCCAACAGCCAGGAAAAAATGGGCGGCATGACCGCCGGCATGCAGTTGCCGCCGGGCTTCAAGATGCCGTTCTGA
- a CDS encoding fimbria/pilus outer membrane usher protein translates to MADTPSSALVEFEPAFLGNGSTSPVDLSRYQRRNITSPGTYSVDVLVNDNWHGRMNLSFKAWPGKEEALACFDNALLERLGLDTSKFSPQAQQQLLAVDTCIPLDGALDDASSRLDFASQRLYLSVPQIAVKRSARETVDPAQWDEGITAGFLNYNLNNYSTRHRNQDNSRQTYLGLGAGLNIGPWRLRHDGSLNWSDQGQHRYQSIASYAQRDITPWRSQLTLGESYTSGELFDSLSFTGIRLASDNRMLPASQRGYAPVVRGIASSNARVVVRQRGVTLHETTVAPGAFEIDDLYATGYGGDLEVTVTEADGREHSFSVPYAAVPLSLRAGSSRFSATLGTLRNQALDSDPVFVEGTWQYGLNNLVSTYSGMTLASGYGSALFGGSLNTELGAFGADLTQARTHLPGLGSQQGQSLRLSYAKTLSETDTQIALATYRYSTRGFYGLEDAQLSRQFLRDAGDQRHQRHRNRTTLSLAQPLAEHYGQLHLSASASSYWDHAGSDVNYSIGYSNHYKTLGYTLSSTRERDRFGRADNTYFLSLSLPLGGERARSLSSSISRDGRGNSRAQATLTGALSVDQQVNYGITASQDRSDGLNNHTLSSNVLYRGSAAELSASISQGRHTSQASLGLRGAIVAHADGMTLSQPLSETFGLIQAKDADGARVISASALKVDSSGYAVVPNLTPYQRNTVAIDPKGLSTDVELQSSSQQTVPRAGAIALLVFQTRSGRSAVIHARQADGQPLPFGAAVLDSQGNELGAVGQGSQLFARGLQDAGELIVRWDSGLAGNCRITYALPAATKKAANAAPQNIHSVCLAPPAHP, encoded by the coding sequence ATGGCCGACACACCTTCGTCCGCACTTGTCGAGTTTGAACCGGCGTTTTTGGGCAACGGTAGTACCTCCCCCGTGGACCTCTCGCGCTATCAGCGGCGCAACATCACAAGCCCCGGAACCTACAGCGTGGATGTGCTGGTCAACGATAACTGGCACGGGCGCATGAACCTCAGCTTCAAGGCCTGGCCCGGTAAAGAAGAAGCCCTGGCCTGTTTCGACAACGCTTTGCTGGAGCGTCTGGGCCTGGATACCAGCAAGTTCAGCCCGCAGGCGCAACAGCAGCTGCTTGCCGTCGATACCTGCATCCCCCTGGACGGCGCACTTGACGATGCCAGCAGCCGCCTGGATTTTGCCAGCCAACGCCTGTACCTGTCGGTACCGCAAATCGCGGTCAAGCGCAGTGCGCGTGAAACAGTCGACCCGGCGCAATGGGATGAGGGCATAACGGCGGGTTTTCTCAATTACAATCTCAACAACTACAGCACCCGGCACCGCAATCAGGATAATTCGCGCCAGACCTACCTGGGCTTGGGGGCCGGGCTCAACATCGGGCCATGGCGCCTGCGTCATGACGGTTCACTGAACTGGAGCGACCAGGGCCAGCACCGCTATCAGAGCATTGCCAGCTATGCCCAACGCGATATCACGCCCTGGCGCTCGCAACTGACCCTGGGCGAAAGCTACACCTCGGGCGAGCTGTTCGACTCATTGAGTTTCACCGGCATACGCCTGGCCAGCGACAATCGTATGCTCCCCGCCTCGCAGCGCGGCTATGCCCCCGTAGTCCGCGGGATTGCCAGCAGTAATGCCCGGGTAGTGGTCCGCCAACGCGGCGTGACCCTGCATGAAACCACTGTGGCGCCAGGCGCCTTCGAAATCGATGATTTGTATGCAACCGGCTACGGTGGCGATCTGGAGGTCACGGTAACCGAGGCCGACGGCCGCGAACATAGCTTCTCCGTGCCTTACGCTGCTGTTCCGTTATCCTTGCGTGCCGGCTCCAGCCGCTTCAGTGCAACCCTGGGTACCCTGCGTAACCAGGCACTGGACAGTGACCCGGTATTTGTCGAAGGTACCTGGCAATATGGCCTGAACAACCTGGTCAGCACCTACAGCGGCATGACCCTGGCATCAGGGTATGGCTCGGCCTTGTTCGGTGGCAGCCTGAACACCGAGCTTGGTGCGTTCGGCGCCGACCTCACCCAGGCCCGCACCCATCTGCCCGGGCTCGGCAGCCAGCAAGGCCAGAGCCTGCGCCTGAGCTATGCCAAGACCCTGAGTGAAACCGACACACAAATCGCTCTGGCGACCTATCGCTACTCGACCCGCGGCTTTTATGGCCTGGAAGACGCCCAGTTGAGCCGCCAGTTCCTGCGCGATGCAGGCGATCAGCGCCACCAGCGTCATCGCAATCGCACTACCCTGTCGCTGGCGCAACCGCTGGCCGAGCACTATGGACAGTTGCACTTGAGTGCCTCGGCATCCAGCTATTGGGACCATGCCGGCAGCGACGTCAACTATTCGATCGGCTACAGCAATCACTACAAGACGCTGGGCTATACCCTCAGCAGCACCAGGGAACGTGACCGCTTCGGGCGCGCCGACAACACCTATTTCCTGAGCTTGTCCCTGCCCCTGGGCGGCGAACGCGCGCGTAGCCTCAGCAGCAGTATTTCCAGGGACGGCAGAGGCAACAGCCGGGCCCAGGCCACGCTCACCGGCGCCCTCAGTGTCGATCAGCAGGTCAACTATGGCATCACCGCCAGCCAGGATCGCTCCGATGGCCTGAACAACCATACGCTGAGCAGCAACGTACTGTACCGCGGCTCTGCCGCCGAACTCAGTGCATCGATCAGTCAGGGCCGGCATACCTCACAAGCCTCGCTCGGCCTGCGCGGCGCCATTGTCGCCCACGCCGATGGCATGACCTTGTCGCAACCCTTGAGTGAGACCTTCGGGTTGATTCAGGCCAAAGATGCCGATGGCGCTCGGGTGATTTCGGCGTCCGCGCTGAAAGTCGACAGCAGCGGCTACGCGGTCGTCCCGAACCTTACGCCTTACCAACGCAATACGGTTGCCATTGACCCCAAGGGCTTGTCGACCGATGTCGAGCTGCAATCGAGCAGCCAGCAGACCGTGCCGCGCGCCGGCGCCATTGCGTTGCTGGTGTTCCAGACCCGCTCCGGACGTTCGGCCGTCATCCATGCCCGCCAGGCCGATGGCCAGCCGCTGCCGTTTGGCGCCGCAGTGCTGGATAGCCAAGGTAACGAGCTGGGCGCGGTGGGCCAGGGTAGCCAATTGTTTGCCCGCGGCCTGCAGGATGCAGGTGAGTTGATCGTGCGCTGGGACAGCGGCCTGGCAGGCAACTGCCGAATTACCTATGCCCTGCCCGCCGCCACGAAAAAAGCCGCGAACGCTGCACCACAGAACATTCACTCCGTTTGCCTCGCACCCCCAGCCCACCCTTGA
- a CDS encoding fimbrial protein: MNTRIFALALSLPLLAGVTLNAQATDGLIDFTGSISGTTCTINGGPGGQNFTVAMSPAHTTEFTTVGSIAQPRPFEISLTNCVAGTSGQVDIEFLGGANVQNGRLNMDAGPTSATGVQYQLLNQAGIPIIIGGVSGGQNTVPVELVDGAATLRYTSQYYASAAAVTPGAANSRVQYVINLP; this comes from the coding sequence ATGAACACACGCATTTTCGCTCTTGCCCTGTCCTTACCTCTGTTGGCTGGCGTCACCCTCAATGCCCAGGCAACTGATGGCCTGATCGATTTCACCGGCAGCATCTCGGGCACCACTTGCACCATCAACGGCGGCCCTGGCGGCCAGAACTTCACTGTTGCCATGAGCCCGGCGCATACCACCGAATTCACTACTGTCGGCAGTATCGCCCAACCTCGCCCCTTCGAGATCTCCCTGACCAACTGTGTCGCTGGCACCAGCGGCCAAGTGGACATCGAGTTCCTGGGCGGCGCCAATGTGCAGAACGGCCGACTGAACATGGATGCCGGTCCTACCAGCGCAACTGGCGTGCAGTACCAACTGCTCAACCAGGCGGGCATTCCGATCATTATCGGCGGGGTAAGCGGTGGCCAAAACACTGTCCCCGTAGAACTGGTAGATGGCGCTGCGACCCTGCGCTACACCAGCCAGTACTACGCTTCCGCCGCAGCGGTCACCCCGGGTGCCGCCAACTCCCGCGTTCAGTACGTGATCAATCTGCCGTAA
- a CDS encoding transporter substrate-binding domain-containing protein, which produces MWRIVGALLLISSASFAQQPVLRFSVAESWTMPLIRVEQEQPVEGILHDLMLAVARDVGHHPEFHVLPRLRLQQAMDNGDVDVRCYVAQSWLNTTSDAYLWSLPLFQQRDWLVGQPDQTPPLTPTQLAPQAIGTVLGYTYSTIEPLFASGHLHREDSRNQLLVLNKLHARRYHYAISNQLSLDWFNRQLPSEQQLRPLTVVEEQTLACLVRNDPALPVQGILQALLRLKASGEIERMIERYTHIRGQPPQSSSPPPS; this is translated from the coding sequence ATGTGGCGAATCGTGGGTGCACTGCTGCTGATCAGTTCTGCCAGCTTCGCGCAGCAACCGGTGCTGCGCTTTTCGGTGGCCGAGAGCTGGACCATGCCGCTGATTCGGGTGGAGCAGGAGCAGCCGGTCGAAGGTATTTTGCATGACCTGATGCTCGCTGTTGCCCGCGACGTCGGGCATCACCCCGAATTTCACGTCCTCCCGCGCCTGCGCCTGCAGCAAGCCATGGACAACGGCGATGTCGATGTGCGCTGTTATGTTGCCCAGTCCTGGCTGAACACTACCTCGGATGCCTATTTGTGGAGCCTGCCGCTTTTTCAGCAACGCGACTGGCTGGTCGGTCAACCCGACCAGACACCGCCGCTGACGCCCACGCAATTGGCGCCCCAGGCCATTGGCACCGTGCTCGGCTACACCTACTCGACCATCGAACCGCTGTTTGCCAGCGGCCATTTGCATCGCGAGGACAGCCGCAATCAACTGCTGGTGCTGAACAAGTTGCACGCCCGCCGTTACCACTATGCCATCAGCAACCAGCTGTCGCTTGACTGGTTCAACCGGCAACTCCCTTCTGAGCAGCAACTGCGCCCGCTGACTGTGGTCGAGGAGCAGACCCTGGCCTGCCTGGTGCGTAACGATCCGGCCTTGCCGGTACAAGGCATCCTGCAGGCCTTGCTGCGATTGAAAGCGTCCGGGGAGATTGAACGAATGATCGAGCGCTATACACACATCCGTGGACAACCGCCCCAATCAAGCTCCCCGCCGCCCTCATGA